A section of the Larus michahellis chromosome 1, bLarMic1.1, whole genome shotgun sequence genome encodes:
- the GRAP2 gene encoding GRB2-related adapter protein 2 isoform X2 yields the protein MEAIAKFDFSASGEDELSFQAGDMLKVLSSQEEWYKAELRSQEGYVPKNFIDFHVPPWFDERISRHEAENILMSKGVGSFIVRASQNSHGDFSISVRHEDDVQHFKVMRDSKGNYYLWTEKFHSLNKLVDYYKTASISRQKQIFLRDNSREEKERRGGSLERMAREGFHLSGAAGEDHSSISKRYVEHPIPILQQQQDRYGGSLDRKDGLYGLRDHSQGSAAAMQRRHTDPLHQQTPRTLWVRALYDFDAMEHDELGFRSGDILEVLDSSNPSWWKGRLRGELGLFPANYVTPVPL from the exons ATGGAAGCCATCGCCAAGTTTGATTTCAGTGCTTCTGGAGAGGATGAGTTGAGCTTCCAGGCTGGGGATATGCTGAAG GTTTTGAGCTCCCAGGAAGAGTGGTACAAGGCTGAACTCAGAAGTCAAGAGGGCTACGTTCCGAAGAACTTCATTGATTTTCACGTTCCCCC CTGGTTTGATGAGAGGATATCCCGCCACGAAGCAGAGAACATCCTCATGAGCAAAGGAGTTGGCTCCTTCATCGTCCGAGCCAGTCAGAACTCTCACGGTGACTTCTCTATCTCTGTCAG GCATGAAGATGATGTGCAACACTTCAAAGTGATGAGAGATTCAAAGGGTAACTATTACTTGTGGACAGAGAAATTCCACTCGCTAAACAAGCTGGTGGACTACTACAAGACAGCTTCCATCTCCAGGCAGAAGCAGATCTTCCTGAGGGACAACAGCCGAGAGGAGAAG GAGAGGCGTGGTGGGAGCCTGGAACGGATGGCCCGTGAAGGATTCCACCTGagtggagcagctggagaagatCATTCTTCTATATCCAAGAGATATGTAGAGCATCCTATCCCCATACTGCAGCAGCAACAG GATAGATACGGTGGGAGTCTGGACAGGAAAGATGGGCTGTATGGACTAAGGGATCACAGCCAAGGAAGTGCAGCAGCTATGCAACGGAGACATACAGACCCACTGCACCAGCAGACACCG CGAACGCTATGGGTCCGTGCCTTATACGACTTTGATGCTATGGAGCATGATGAGCTGGGCTTCCGCAGCGGAGACATCTTAGAGGTCCTGGACAGCTCCAACCCATCATGGTGGAAAGGACGCCTGCGTGGGGAACTGGGTCTCTTCCCTGCCAACTATGTCACACCGGTGCCTCTGTGA
- the GRAP2 gene encoding GRB2-related adapter protein 2 isoform X1 gives MSFALPPRHNMEAIAKFDFSASGEDELSFQAGDMLKVLSSQEEWYKAELRSQEGYVPKNFIDFHVPPWFDERISRHEAENILMSKGVGSFIVRASQNSHGDFSISVRHEDDVQHFKVMRDSKGNYYLWTEKFHSLNKLVDYYKTASISRQKQIFLRDNSREEKERRGGSLERMAREGFHLSGAAGEDHSSISKRYVEHPIPILQQQQDRYGGSLDRKDGLYGLRDHSQGSAAAMQRRHTDPLHQQTPRTLWVRALYDFDAMEHDELGFRSGDILEVLDSSNPSWWKGRLRGELGLFPANYVTPVPL, from the exons ATGAG CTTTGCTCTTCCACCAAGACACAATATGGAAGCCATCGCCAAGTTTGATTTCAGTGCTTCTGGAGAGGATGAGTTGAGCTTCCAGGCTGGGGATATGCTGAAG GTTTTGAGCTCCCAGGAAGAGTGGTACAAGGCTGAACTCAGAAGTCAAGAGGGCTACGTTCCGAAGAACTTCATTGATTTTCACGTTCCCCC CTGGTTTGATGAGAGGATATCCCGCCACGAAGCAGAGAACATCCTCATGAGCAAAGGAGTTGGCTCCTTCATCGTCCGAGCCAGTCAGAACTCTCACGGTGACTTCTCTATCTCTGTCAG GCATGAAGATGATGTGCAACACTTCAAAGTGATGAGAGATTCAAAGGGTAACTATTACTTGTGGACAGAGAAATTCCACTCGCTAAACAAGCTGGTGGACTACTACAAGACAGCTTCCATCTCCAGGCAGAAGCAGATCTTCCTGAGGGACAACAGCCGAGAGGAGAAG GAGAGGCGTGGTGGGAGCCTGGAACGGATGGCCCGTGAAGGATTCCACCTGagtggagcagctggagaagatCATTCTTCTATATCCAAGAGATATGTAGAGCATCCTATCCCCATACTGCAGCAGCAACAG GATAGATACGGTGGGAGTCTGGACAGGAAAGATGGGCTGTATGGACTAAGGGATCACAGCCAAGGAAGTGCAGCAGCTATGCAACGGAGACATACAGACCCACTGCACCAGCAGACACCG CGAACGCTATGGGTCCGTGCCTTATACGACTTTGATGCTATGGAGCATGATGAGCTGGGCTTCCGCAGCGGAGACATCTTAGAGGTCCTGGACAGCTCCAACCCATCATGGTGGAAAGGACGCCTGCGTGGGGAACTGGGTCTCTTCCCTGCCAACTATGTCACACCGGTGCCTCTGTGA